The genomic window ATTgatccggccgccggcgactcgccggtcgccgtcgccggtgaaggAAGGAGAGGACGAAAGGGAGAGGCATCATCGATCGGGGTTGGGTTGTCGTCAAAAGGCGAGCAAAGAGGGACAGCGTGCCGACATGCCAACTGCCCCCCCAACCCCGCGTCCTCCCGCACCACGCCACAACCCGCCGGGTGCCTACCTCTAGTGAcagacaggtggggcccacgtgatGGTGCGGGTCACTTGTCAGTGGGTGGGGGATTGAGGTGGCAGGGGAGCGCTGGATAGGGGATCTCGTCGTCGATCCCTGTCCTTTGTCTTCTCTTGTACTACAGCCTTGTTTGTTCCTGGGTTTTCCGTTGTACCCCCTCTGAGTTTCTGTATTTGCAATTTCAtatatgggtgtgtttagttcgtaccaaaattggaagtttggttgaaattggaacgatgtgacggaaagttaaaagtttgtgtgtgtaggaaagttttgatgtgatgaaaaaattgaaagtttgaaaaaaaaatttggaactaaacttggcctaTATACAAGCAgcatgatttgatttgattattATAGTTGTAGTAATGTTTATGCAGTGTCATGCACCAATGCATTGCCCATCTCTAGCTCGAATGGTTAGGCAAAATGGCTCAGGTAGTACTTAACCGTCACACTATTTATAATGcaaatgtttgatttttttttcaatcatacaTATAGAAAATTAATTGAAAATGAATACACGAGAAATCTATCggtataattttaaataaaatacttaCATAGTGATTTAAGATTGTAAAACTTGACTACACTACTGGTTGAACCATTACTACATgagtaattaagtattaattattttaatcgtaaaaatagattaatatgatttttaaacaactctattatagaaacattttttataaaaaaatacagtgtTCTGCGGCTCGAAATGTGAGCACGCAAAAAATGGGAATTCTCTCACATACGTTGCTCACTAAGATGGTGTTTGAAACtggtgaagatgaagattaagttagCGCACGTAAAAACGAGAAAATCATTAGCACACgactaattaatttttaattattacaaacttgacaaatgtatatatttgatattttaaaacaacttctatatagaaagttttcgcacgaaacacactgtttatttatagtttaaaaaaaatgctaacgGAAACCATGGTAAATTCTGAATCTTTTACGCTGACCACTGGTGTAGAGAGCTGACAAAATTTTTAAGCAGTAAGCACTCtgtcttagggcctgtttagttcccaaacaaaaattttcacgttgtcacatcaaatgtttggacacatgtatggagtattaaatgtagacacaAAAATAATTACATGGTTCGTTAGgaaattacgagatgaatcttttaagcctaattacgccatgatttgacaatatggtgctacagtaaacatttgctaatgacggattaattaggcttaataaattcgtctcgcagtttcctggcaggatctgtaatttgttttgttattagactatggcTATgcttagttcccttcaaacttccaatttttccgtcacatgaaatgtttggatatatgcatggagcattaaatgtggacgaaaaaaacaattgcacagtttgcatgtaaattgcgagacgaatcttttaagcttaattacgccatgatttgacaatgtggtgctacagtaaatatttgttaatgatggattaattagacttaatatattcgtctcgcagtttacaggcgaaatttgtagtttgttttgttattagtttacgtttaatacttcaaatgtgtctGTATACGtcaatttttttaccaaaacaactaaacatggcctatgtttaatacttcaaatgtatattCATATATCCAATGTGTCATGTAGggattaatttttcttttgccaaaaTATGTTTGGTTTTACGGGACGAAAGGAGTACTGTGGAATTCTCCGCACCCACGAGGACCTTAAACCAAAAACCGCCCacacgcgcgcggcgcgcgccgaaCCGAGGACGAGGCAGCACAGCAGGTAGCGcgcggtgggccccacccccaccccccgaCCGCGCGCATCTTTATAGGCAGCATCcgcgcggccaccaccacccaccaccacaCCCCTCGTCTCCGCAAACTCGACGCGCCACTCGACAGCGACCCCGCAGCCGATCCATCCCGCCGCCGAAGCAGCAGCAACCGCcacggtgcgccgccgccgccgccggtaccgatgtcgacgagctccggcgccgACTCGTCCCCGCCCGTCTCGGGCCTCGACTACGACGACACCGCCCTCACCCTCGCCCTccccggctcctcctcctcctcctcctccaccgccgaccCCGAACGCAAGcgcgccgcccacgccgaccACGCCGACGCCAAGCCGCCTTCCCCAAAGTACGTATAGCTTATGCTCTCTTTATGGAGATTCCTACGTTCCCGCGGGTTTCTGacctggcgatcgatcgatgcgtgTGCGCAGGGCGCGGGCGGTGGGGTGGCCGCCGGTGAGGGCGTACAGGCGGAACGCGCTGCGGGAGGACGCCGCGAGGGCGAAGCTGGTCAAGGTGGCCGTGGACGGCGCGCCGTACCTGCGCAAGGTGGACCTCGCGGCGCACGCCGGCTACGCGCCCCTCCTCCGCGCGCTCCACGGCATGTTCGCCTCCTGCCTcgccgtccgcggcggcggcggcggcgacggcgagggtaCAAAGCTCGTCGACTTGGTCACCGGCGCCGAGTACGTGCCCACCTACGAGGACAAGGACGGCGACTGGatgctcgtcggcgacgtcccCTGGAAGTAAGCAACGCGTGTACACATCTCAATCAGTTCTTGCCGATTAATTCACCGAAATCAAATGCAAAATCTGATCCGATCAATCAACACAGGATGTTCGTCGAGTCCTGCAAGCGGATCCGTCTCATGAAGAGCTCCGAGGCCGTCAACTTATGTAAGAACTTGCGATCCAATCCACTATAATAATCCAATAACATTACATTACCAACTATACTAATTACTGCAACGATCGATGAGTGAATGACATTTCGATTCTGAATTTTTTGATGCAGCGCCAAGACGATCATCCAGATAATCGATCCTACCACACGCAACGATGCAATGCCGCAATTgatctgtctgtctgtctgtctgtctgaaTTAGTTCGTCAGAAAGTGTGTGCAATGGAAGAGGCTTGGCTGTACAGGTCCTCCATGCATATGTACCTATACCGTAGTAGGATCAGTGATCGATGAGCCAAATTGGTGTGTGTACTGTACAGGCCACAAGAACGAAAATATCCTCTCTCTTTA from Oryza glaberrima chromosome 6, OglaRS2, whole genome shotgun sequence includes these protein-coding regions:
- the LOC127775751 gene encoding auxin-responsive protein IAA23; amino-acid sequence: MSTSSGADSSPPVSGLDYDDTALTLALPGSSSSSSSTADPERKRAAHADHADAKPPSPKARAVGWPPVRAYRRNALREDAARAKLVKVAVDGAPYLRKVDLAAHAGYAPLLRALHGMFASCLAVRGGGGGDGEGTKLVDLVTGAEYVPTYEDKDGDWMLVGDVPWKMFVESCKRIRLMKSSEAVNLSPRRSSR